A region of the Synechococcus sp. PCC 7502 genome:
CAGTGCTACCGCCCCAGATCGGGGTTTTACCTGAAGGTTTACCAGGGGTAAAGGTCGCAGGGGTCTCTTGAACTTCTTGAATTTCTTCTGACATTAAATTTATCTCCCAGTTTATAGAAACTTTGTTTCTTATCTATGAGCAAACATATCACTATCACCTACCCCCTCTTCAATAGAACTTAATGATCCTTTACCTAGGCAGACTCTAATTTTAGTTGATGTTCAGTTTACAAACGCAGTCCCAAAATTGCTAAATCTCGCTCTACTTGATCTAGTTCCGCCACTTTGGGTAAAAATCCCCATTGGTTGAAGCCGAGATTAGCAAAAAGTTTAAGGCTGGGCAGGTTATGTCCAAAAATAAATCCCAGTAGGGTTGATATTCCGAGATTAGGACTAGCTTGAATAGTATGGCTCAGTAAAAGTTTACCTAAGCCTTGGTTTTGATAATTGGGATGAATGTAAATACTCACCTCGGCGGTTTTGTGATAGGCAACTCTACCATAGAAGGGCTGTAAGCTTACCCAGCCTAAAATTTGATCTTTTGGTTCTACTGCTTCTATGGGATTTTCTATGACCCAAATGGGATGAGTTGCAGAATTATGGCTAAAAAACCAGCTACGTTGACTAAATACGGATACTGGTTCTAGGTCTGCTGTGGCTGTGCGATCGGGAATGGCAGAATTATAAATCTCGACAATCGCCCCTAGGTCACTTTCCAGTGCTTCACGAATTTTTTTATAGACTTTATCGGACATTTGCACTTAATTCCATCATAGCAGCCTGTCTTTATAAGATAATAGCTAAAACCCTAGCAAATCTCTTAGCACTTTAGTATGCCCAGAATTAATGACCTAATCCGTGATGGCGAACCTAATCAGCAAGTAATCGCTCAGGGCTGGGTTAGAACCAAACGGGAGAGCAAGGGTATAACTTTTTTGGAATTAAATGATGGCTCTTGTTTATCCAGTCTGCAAGTGGTTGTCCAAAACGATCGCTATGAGGAATCTTTACTTAAGCAAATTACTACGGGAGCATCACTGCGGGTAAATGGGGTATTGGTGGCATCCCTAGGTAAAGGACAAAGAATTGAAATGCAGGCGCAAGCGATCGAAGTATTTGGCACTGCCGATCCAGAAACCTATCCTTTACAAAAAAAGCGACATTCCTTTGAGTTTTTACGGGAAATTGCCCATTTGCGATCGCGGACGAATACCTTTGGGGCAGTTTTTAGAGTCAGAAATGCCTGTTCCTATGCCATTCACAAATTCTTTCAAGAACGAGGTTTTATTTGGGTACATACCCCAATTATTACCAATAGTGATTGTGAAGGGGCAGGAGAAATGTTTGCGGTAACAGGGCTGGATTTGCCTAAACTGGCTACTTCTGGCAAGGCGATCGACTATAGCCAAGATTTTTTTGGTAAGCCCACATTTTTAACGGTGAGCGGACAACTAGAAGCTGAGGTCATGGCAACGGCTTTTACTAATGTTTATACCTTTGCCCCCACCTTTAGGGCAGAAAACTCTAATACTTCTCGGCACCTAGCGGAATTTTGGATGATTGAACCCGAGATGGCGTTTTGTGATTTGGAAGGGAATGCTGATTTGGCTGAGGAGTTTCTTAAGTATATTTTTAACTATGTCTTAGAACATTGCTCTGAAGATATGGCATTTTTTCAGCAACGGATTAGCGATCGGGTTATGCCCAATGCTGAGAAGATTATTAAAGAAAAGTTTGAACGTATTACCTATACTGAAGCTGTAAATATTCTGATAAATAGTAATCAAGCCTTTGAGTTTCCTGTTCAGTGGGGGCTAGATTTGCAATCAGAGCATGAACGATATTTGGCGGAAACCCACTTCCAAAAGCCTGTTATTGTCATGGATTACCCCGCAGGTATTAAGGCTTTTTATATGCGTCTTGATGATACCTCTAACCCTGATCGCCAAACCGTAAGGGCAATGGATATTTTAGCTCCTGGGATTGGAGAAATTATTGGCGGTTCCCAAAGAGAAGAACGGCTAGAGGTCTTGGAGGCAAAGATTAGAGCGATTGGGCAGAATCCTGAAGACTATTGGTGGTATTTAGATTTACGGCGCTATGGGACTGTGCCCCATTCTGGCTTTGGCTTAGGCTTTGAAAGGTTAGTGCAATTTATCACAGGTATGGCTAATATTCGGGATGTGATTCCGTTTCCGCGATCGCCTCTCAATGCTGATTTCTAAAACTTTTAATTAGCACTAAACTCATATTTATCAATAATCCTCAATTTACAATCAAAATGTCTAAAATTATCCTCACCTACAAACTTAAAGCTGAAGTGAACCGTGAACAATTTGAAACTTGGCAAAGAGAATTTGATTATCCGAGTATGCGAGGACTAAAACGCGTAAGTTCTTTTGTCAATCATCGAGTGATTCGTCCATTGATAGGTGAAAAAGCTCCAAGTGTAGATTATATTGAAGTCTTTGAAATTTCTGATCTGGAAGGTTTTATCCAAGAAGATATGGGTGGAGATGTCGTTCAATCAGTAATGGGGCAATTTATGGGCTATGTGGAAAATCCAGAGTTTCTGATTGTTGAAGAAGTAGTTTAATATGATCGACCATGATGTTTTAATTGTAGGTGGTGGTTTAGCGGGTTCAAGGGCTGCGGTAGCGATCGCCCAAAATTATCCTCAACTAAGTGTCGGCTTAATTTCTAAGGTACATCCCATTCGTTCCCATTCAGTCGCCGCCCAAGGAGGAATGGCAGCCACATTGGGAAATTTAGATAGTGAAGATAACTGGCTCAGTCATGCCTTTGACACGGTTAAGGGTTCGGATTATCTTGCCGATCAAAATGCCGTAGAAATTTTAACCAAGTCTGCCCCTGCAGTAATTATTGACTTAGAACATCAAGGCGTTCTGTTTTCAAGATTTGAGGATGGACGCATTGCCCAACGTGCCTTTGGTGGTCATAGTAATCGCCGAGTTTGCTATGCTGCGGATAAAACTGGACATGCGATTCTGCACGAATTGGTGACTGGATTAATCCGTTATGGTACCAAGGTTTACGAAGAATGGTATGTAATGCAGTTAATCTATGAAGAGGGAGAAGTAAAAGGATTAGTTGCCTACTGCCTAGAAACAGGAGAAGTGGAAGTATTCAGAGCAAAGGCAGTTTTATTTGCTACAGGTGGCTATGGTCGAGTTTTTAATACCACATCCAACGACTTCGCTTCTACGGGTGATGGTTTATGCTTGACCGCGATCGCAGGCTTACCGTTACAAGATATGGAGTTTGTGCAGTTTCATCCTACGGGTTTATATCCAGTCGGTGTTCTAATTTCAGAGGCAGTCAGAGGGGAAGGCGCATATTTAATTAATGATCTGGGCGATCGCTTTATGGGAAATTATGCTATCAGCAAAAATAAAATGGAACTTTCCCCCCGTGACATTACTTCTCGGAATATTGCCCAAGAGATTAGGGAAGGCAGGGGTATTAATGGTGGAGCTTTTGTGCATTTGGATGTTAGGCATTTAGGCAAACGGAAGATTATGAGTCGGATTCCTTTTGCCCGTGAGGAAGGGATAAGAATGTTGGGAATTGATTGCATAGAAGCTCCTTTACCTGTGCGTCCTACGGTGCATTATTCTATGGGTGGCATTCCGACTAATACTAATTGTCAAGTGATTGATGGAGATAGTGTTCCCATTAGTGGCTTCTTTGCGGCGGGAGAATGTGCCTGTGTATCTGTGCATGGGGCAAACCGATTGGGAGCAAATTCACTTTTGGAATGTGTAGTCTTTGGGAAGCGATCTGGTGAAAAAATTGGCGAATATGTCCAAAATCGCTCTTTACCTAAATTAAATTCTCAGTTTTACCAAAGTCAGGCTGAGTTTAGACTGCAATCAGTTCTTAATCAAAATGGTAGTACTTCTATTTTTAATCTTAGAACCCAACTCCAAGACCTGATGACCGAATATTGTGGTATTTATCGAGATCACGAAAGTCTAAGTACAGGCTTAGGGAAACTGCAAACTTTGAAAAGAATTTATAATCAAGATTTAAACCTAGGCGATCGCAGCCCTGTTTTTAATATGGAATTAACAGCAGCCTTAGAACTAAAAAGTCTAATCACCGTAGGCGAAATTATTATGGCAAGTGCATTAGCAAGAAAAGAAAGTCGTGGAGCGCATTCCCGCAGTGACTATACGCAACGAGATGATCAAAACTTCTTAAAACATTCTCTTGGCTATATGCGAAATAATCAAGTTTATACTAGCGATCGTCCCGTAGATATGAGTTTGATTGCCGTAGATAGCGATCGGTTCACCCCCCAAGAACGAAAGTATTAATCTCCTAAGAACCACTTAAGCATTACTATAGAAAGCTGATTCAGAGTATTTAAGCGGGTTGAATATCCCATCCAGTTAATTCATCAACTGAAAAAATTTGACCAATCGATATTACTTGCATTCCTCGTTCTCGCATCTGATCAATTTGCTTATTTCCGTGATCATTGACCTCAGTAATTCTAAAGATCACTTTTTCATTATTTTTAATCACTATTCCTTCAAAGGAGATACTTGTGACTAGGGTGCCAATTGCCTCCGGGTGGCTAGGAGATTGAGGAAATTCCGACCCTCTAGATATTCTTCCAACTACTTTTCCATCCAACTCAAATTTTCCTTGGATATTACTGTTCATATTTTTCTTGTGTTATTTATTAAGAACCCATTTAATAAAGCATATATACTTAGTAAAGAAAAAATATTAGTAATAAAAAATGCGCCAAGGCTATGACAGTGATTTAACAGATCAGGAATGGAAAATAATTGGAGGAATGCTACTAACCCCATCAAAGCTAGATAGACCAGTAATTGTAGATAAGCGAGAAGTCGTGAATGGTATTTTCTACATACTCAAAAATGGCTGTACATGGAAAAACTTACCGCATGATTAACCGTATATTTCTACTTCCGAAGATGGACATTCATCGGGCTAATGGTAGAGATCAATCAGAAATTAAGTGAACGAGTAAGGATAGAGGATGGAAGAGAAGCAACAGCAAGTTTGGCAAGTCTATATAGAGCCTGTTTCATATCTATTATGAGCAAGATGTATGATGCTTAGAAAATGCTAAATCCATACTCAAGTAGCCTAACAGATAAAGAATGGGAAATTATAGAACCATTGCTCCCAAAGAAAAAGCAAACTAGACCACCAACTTGGACAAAAAGACAAATTTTAGACGGCATACTCTACCAACTTAAAAACGGTTGTAATTGGCGAGATATGCCCCGAGACTTACCACCATTCTCTACAGTGTATCGATACTACAAGGAGTGGAAAGATACAGGTACATTTACTGCGATTATGGAAGCTTTACATGCAACAGCCCGTGAACAGTCAAAAAAAATCAAAATGGACAACTTTAATCATCATTGACTCACAAGCAGTGAAAAATACTTGTAATGCAAGTATAGAATCCAAGGGCTTCTGCTCCTACAAAGCAACTAACGGGATCAAAAGACATTTAGCCGTTGACACTCTGGGATTTCCTTTCTTTACCTATTTAACAAGAGCAAATGTATCAGATGACCAAGGACTGATTGAAATGTTAACGATTAACATTGATTACTTCAAATCGAAGCCAGATGACATTACGCTAACTACGATATTGCTGGATAGTGGTTATCATATCGAAAAATTGACGACTGATTTACATAGGACTTACGCAGAAGAATGATTTGAGGGAGAGCAATGTCAAAA
Encoded here:
- a CDS encoding GNAT family N-acetyltransferase, with amino-acid sequence MSDKVYKKIREALESDLGAIVEIYNSAIPDRTATADLEPVSVFSQRSWFFSHNSATHPIWVIENPIEAVEPKDQILGWVSLQPFYGRVAYHKTAEVSIYIHPNYQNQGLGKLLLSHTIQASPNLGISTLLGFIFGHNLPSLKLFANLGFNQWGFLPKVAELDQVERDLAILGLRL
- a CDS encoding REDY-like protein HapK, which encodes MSKIILTYKLKAEVNREQFETWQREFDYPSMRGLKRVSSFVNHRVIRPLIGEKAPSVDYIEVFEISDLEGFIQEDMGGDVVQSVMGQFMGYVENPEFLIVEEVV
- the asnS gene encoding asparagine--tRNA ligase, encoding MPRINDLIRDGEPNQQVIAQGWVRTKRESKGITFLELNDGSCLSSLQVVVQNDRYEESLLKQITTGASLRVNGVLVASLGKGQRIEMQAQAIEVFGTADPETYPLQKKRHSFEFLREIAHLRSRTNTFGAVFRVRNACSYAIHKFFQERGFIWVHTPIITNSDCEGAGEMFAVTGLDLPKLATSGKAIDYSQDFFGKPTFLTVSGQLEAEVMATAFTNVYTFAPTFRAENSNTSRHLAEFWMIEPEMAFCDLEGNADLAEEFLKYIFNYVLEHCSEDMAFFQQRISDRVMPNAEKIIKEKFERITYTEAVNILINSNQAFEFPVQWGLDLQSEHERYLAETHFQKPVIVMDYPAGIKAFYMRLDDTSNPDRQTVRAMDILAPGIGEIIGGSQREERLEVLEAKIRAIGQNPEDYWWYLDLRRYGTVPHSGFGLGFERLVQFITGMANIRDVIPFPRSPLNADF
- a CDS encoding transposase, which gives rise to MNSQKKSKWTTLIIIDSQAVKNTCNASIESKGFCSYKATNGIKRHLAVDTLGFPFFTYLTRANVSDDQGLIEMLTINIDYFKSKPDDITLTTILLDSGYHIEKLTTDLHRTYAEE
- a CDS encoding transposase, which translates into the protein MRQGYDSDLTDQEWKIIGGMLLTPSKLDRPVIVDKREVVNGIFYILKNGCTWKNLPHD
- a CDS encoding transposase, which translates into the protein MLNPYSSSLTDKEWEIIEPLLPKKKQTRPPTWTKRQILDGILYQLKNGCNWRDMPRDLPPFSTVYRYYKEWKDTGTFTAIMEALHATAREQSKKIKMDNFNHH
- a CDS encoding succinate dehydrogenase/fumarate reductase flavoprotein subunit, with the translated sequence MIDHDVLIVGGGLAGSRAAVAIAQNYPQLSVGLISKVHPIRSHSVAAQGGMAATLGNLDSEDNWLSHAFDTVKGSDYLADQNAVEILTKSAPAVIIDLEHQGVLFSRFEDGRIAQRAFGGHSNRRVCYAADKTGHAILHELVTGLIRYGTKVYEEWYVMQLIYEEGEVKGLVAYCLETGEVEVFRAKAVLFATGGYGRVFNTTSNDFASTGDGLCLTAIAGLPLQDMEFVQFHPTGLYPVGVLISEAVRGEGAYLINDLGDRFMGNYAISKNKMELSPRDITSRNIAQEIREGRGINGGAFVHLDVRHLGKRKIMSRIPFAREEGIRMLGIDCIEAPLPVRPTVHYSMGGIPTNTNCQVIDGDSVPISGFFAAGECACVSVHGANRLGANSLLECVVFGKRSGEKIGEYVQNRSLPKLNSQFYQSQAEFRLQSVLNQNGSTSIFNLRTQLQDLMTEYCGIYRDHESLSTGLGKLQTLKRIYNQDLNLGDRSPVFNMELTAALELKSLITVGEIIMASALARKESRGAHSRSDYTQRDDQNFLKHSLGYMRNNQVYTSDRPVDMSLIAVDSDRFTPQERKY